The genome window CCGCCCTCGAGAAAAAGCTCCCGGGCCATCGGTTTTGACTTTTCAGGGTCTCTGCTAAACGCCCCGGCTACCAAATCTATCTTGCCATTCATGAGTGCTGCTTTTCGGTGGACGTCTCCTATGAATGCTCCGGGGCCACCGCCCACCATTCCCATTTTCAACTTCCGTTCAATTCTCATCCTTCCCCCTGAATGACGTATGGTTTTCGTCTGGATTTGATGTTCGAGAGGGCTTGAGGATGTTTCTTTTCATCAGAATGTCCTTGTTTCCGAGAAAACCCCCTTTAACATTAAGCAATTTGTGACATCCCAACAACCGAATATGCAGGCCTCTTTTCACTGGGCAGCAGCCAATTTCGGAGGTATCCATATGAATCTGATTGAGCTGCCAGTTACATTGGGGCGAAATGGATTGACTTTCAGACGGACGAGAGGTAAAATTTCTGGCTAAAAAGCAAAGAGAGTTTTCATGACAGGCAAGCTGTTTTTCATCCTGAGCGCTGTTTTTTTTATCTTGTGGATAGTCACGACTTCTGGCTCGCAGGTTCCCTTTTTTGGGAAGCTGGGACATCTGCCGGGTGACATCCAGATTCAGAGGGACAACTTTTCTTTGTACCTTCCCATTGGCTCATCTATACTTGTGAGCGTAGTTCTCACGTTTTTGCTCCGGTTGTTCTCCAGATTCTGAGCCATGCTTGAGAAAGTCCAGCCCCGCGTAGACTTTATCAGAGTTGAGCACGAGATGCTCGATTTCTGGAGAAGCGAGAAGATTTTTCGGGCGCGAATGACGGCCAACCAGGGAAATCGAAAATGGTCTTTCATTGATGGCCCCATCACGGCTAACAATCCCATGGGAGTTCACCATGCGTGGGGGAGGACGTACAAGGACATTTTTCAGCGCTTTCATGCAATGAAGGGCTATGATCAGAGGTATCAGAACGGATTTGACTGCCAGGGTCTGTGGGTTGAGGTTGAGGTGGAAAAGGAGCTTGGGTTCAAGTCCAAGACAGACATTGAGGAATTTGGCATTGAGAACTTCGTGAACGCCTGCAAAGACCGAGTGGACCGATTCTCGAAGATTCAGACAGATCAATCGATACGACTTGGATACTGGATGGACTGGGAGAACTCATACTACACGATGTCCGATGAGAATAATTACACGATCTGGAGTTTTCTCAAGCAATGCCATAAGAAGGGCTGGATTTACAAGGGGAACGATGTGTTGCCCTGGTGTATCGATTGCGGTGCTGCGTTGAGTGAACACGAGATCGCCACGGAAGGGTATGCGGAGAGAAGACATCTCTCTCTTTATGTTCGTTTCCCTCTGAAGGATGCCAAAAATGAATCATTATTGATCTGGACGACGACTCCCTGGACGCTTTCGTCCAATGTTGCTGCCGCCGTGCATCCGGAAATGACTTACGTAAAGGTGGAGCAGGGGGATGAAATCCTTTACCTCTCTGAAAGTCGAATCCACGTTCTGGAAAGTAAGGGGAAATATCGTGTTGTGGACAGGATGAAGGGAGTGGACCTTCTGGGAACAGTTTATCTGGGCCCGTTCGATGATTTCCAGGCACTTGAGGGTGTTCAACATTCCGTTCTGTCGTGGGATGAAGTGAACGCCGACGAAGGGACGGGAATTGTCCACGTAGCCCCCGGATGCGGTCATGAAGATTTGCTGATTGCTCAGGAATCCGGGTTGCCTGTTGTAGCTCCCCTTGATCAATTTGGAGATTTTATCGATGGTTTTGGCTGGCTTTCGGGCAAAAGCGTGAGAGATGTGGGAAAAGAGATTGTTGAAGCATTGGAGAAGGGTGATCAGCTCTACAGGCAGGAGTATTATACCCACCGGTATCCCATCTGCTGGCGCCACAAGACAGATCTTGTATTCCGACTTGTGGATGAATGGTTCATTTCCATGGATGAATTCCGGCATGACATAATGGCAGTAGCGAAGGAGATTCGATGGATTCCGGAGTGGGGTCTTGCCAGTGAGCTGGACTGGTTGAGGAACATGGACGACTGGATGATTTCCAAGAAGAGATATTGGGGTCTATCACTTCCCATTTACGAATGTGAGGAGTGCGGTCATCTGATTGTCATCGGTAGTAAGGAAGAGCTTCAAGAACGAGCCGTTGAAGGATGGGACGAATTTGAGGGCCATTCTCCTCACCGGCCGTGGGTCGATGCTGTGAAGATCCGGTGCGAAGATTGCGGAGCAACCGTTTCGCGCATTCCCGATGTAGGGAACCCGTGGCTGGACGCAGGTATTGTCCCCTACTCGACTCTTCACTATGTCACCGATCGGGACTATTGGAAGGAGTGGTTCCCTGCAGATTTCATTACCGAAAATCTCGCGGGGCAGTTTCGGAACTGGTTTTATTCACTCCTCGCCATGAGTGCCGCTCTGGAGCAGAAGCCTCCTTTCAAGA of Candidatus Neomarinimicrobiota bacterium contains these proteins:
- the ileS gene encoding isoleucine--tRNA ligase, with the protein product MLEKVQPRVDFIRVEHEMLDFWRSEKIFRARMTANQGNRKWSFIDGPITANNPMGVHHAWGRTYKDIFQRFHAMKGYDQRYQNGFDCQGLWVEVEVEKELGFKSKTDIEEFGIENFVNACKDRVDRFSKIQTDQSIRLGYWMDWENSYYTMSDENNYTIWSFLKQCHKKGWIYKGNDVLPWCIDCGAALSEHEIATEGYAERRHLSLYVRFPLKDAKNESLLIWTTTPWTLSSNVAAAVHPEMTYVKVEQGDEILYLSESRIHVLESKGKYRVVDRMKGVDLLGTVYLGPFDDFQALEGVQHSVLSWDEVNADEGTGIVHVAPGCGHEDLLIAQESGLPVVAPLDQFGDFIDGFGWLSGKSVRDVGKEIVEALEKGDQLYRQEYYTHRYPICWRHKTDLVFRLVDEWFISMDEFRHDIMAVAKEIRWIPEWGLASELDWLRNMDDWMISKKRYWGLSLPIYECEECGHLIVIGSKEELQERAVEGWDEFEGHSPHRPWVDAVKIRCEDCGATVSRIPDVGNPWLDAGIVPYSTLHYVTDRDYWKEWFPADFITENLAGQFRNWFYSLLAMSAALEQKPPFKTVLGHALVKDEHGRDMHKSSGNAIWFDDAAEQMGVDVMRWMFAEQNPEQNLRFGYGSAKEIRKRLITLWNVYSFFVTYARLDRFDPNEPDVDQFTELDRWITARMNRLIQVADNSYKSFRVDRFMKQVDRFLNDLSNWYVRRNRRRFWKSENDSDKNAAYFTLYDVVKRLIMILAPVLPFVTEKIYQNLIRNLETSAPKSVHLCDFPPVEESLIDDDIIREIDTVVKIVELGRYARNKANLKVRQPLAKLQYATDDKNIAEAIHRNKDQILEELNVKEVEQVESVHELIRFSIKPNLAVLGKRLGSDLNQVREMLEDLSYEEIQEELEKHDGFTLSNNGKSYRFSKDEIVVETTPHDGKSAVSESSMTVAVTTELTPHLIQEGLVRDMIRQVQNMRKEANFEVEDRIAVTCELTEESKSALEAFEDYFRDEVLAAELRVGNVSGEYTKEIMVGGEKMAIGIERIPNN